AAAGGCAGGAACTTACAAAGAAActtagaggaaccaggctctgagggatggacagtcctcttctggctgtgccgggtggagattgtaagaGTACATGGCTATTAatgccagatcgttcttcaagatgttcaaacgttcatcgatgaccagcagggtcaaatactaatcccagtggttatagagggtgcaacaggtcagcaccccaggaagaaatgtcagttggcttttcatagctgagcattcagaggtcgagacagcaggtgcggtagattggggggggggggtcaaaacagcaggtccgggacaaggcaGTGCGTCCggtgagagagatgggagaattagagggagcatacctaAGATCACACaagacaccagataagacaggataattacaccagataggacagactgaccctTGCCCCCCAGCACATAGACTACTGTAGCATTGATACTGGAGACTGCGAGGGGGGGGTCGGGGGGAAACTGTGGCCCCTTCAggcagggccaaccaggcaggatacaaccccaaccactttgccaaagcacagcccacaCCAAAGTGATATCACTAACTTAGTACCCTGAGAAAAGGCGTAATAAAGACCACAAAGTTCTTCCCCACCGCACGAGCCAAAGGGGACGCAAAACCGGATAgaatgatcacatcagtgactcaatgCCACCAGCATTTCTTGAGGCGCAAGCCAGAAAACTAGGCCAACTCAGCAGGTGCAGTTCCCCTTTATGTCAGGAGAAACTATAAATGCTTATGGTGAAAAGGGGTTCATATGAATAAGGTAAACTCTTTTTAGCACTTAATTGATTATAGTTGAGTACTGTATGAATTAAAAGTAATCAAGATGAATATAGAACTGTATTACTCTTCAATGACTGTGAGAGCACGTTCTGTCTAGTTAGTGTAAGTCTGTGTGTGGCACTGTGTGCATGTAGGAGGCAGAATATTCATGACCTGTGGCTTAACAGTGTTTTCTGCACAGGGAGTACCAAGAAGAGTATGCCAGAGGTGTGGTGGAGAGGACCTGGAACTGAAGCCAAGATACACACCTACACTGGCAACGCCATGAACACCTACACAGGTCCTTCGTACGCCCCAGCATCTATCTACATCCTCAGGCTGCGGTCCAAGGACCAGGACACCAGGGCTACTGTGTACCTCCATGAGGGCTCTGGGACCTCCTGGGCCTTCCCACAGCTTCCCTCTGACTCCCGTGTCCACACCCTGGGTGTAGGAATGACCAGTGTCACCCTCAGCTGGGCCCCCAGTGCCCCCCTCAAAAGGCTGCACACCCAACGCAGCTATGACTACTGTGTCCTCGTCAATCGCAAACACAACTACCGCAACCTTTGTGCCGCCCAGGAGGGCATCAGGAAGGAGCGGGAGAAAGACAAGAAAAGGGAGAAGGACAAACAGAGGAAAGTAACTGTGTGGCCGATTCTCAAAGAttggtggtggcagcagtgggATGCTGACACTGAGCTCCAGTCACCCGCTGCGCTCCGTGACGACTATGGTCATCTTCAATGTGTTTGTAAGGGAACAGAGAGCGTGTGCACGGTCTCTGAGCTCGTCCCTGACACGCAATACTACTTTGACGTTTTTTTGATTGACAGGCTAAATGGAACCAGTGCCGCATATACTGGAACATTTGCTCAAACACACGAGGAGGCCCGACCAGCTATCACACCACTTAGGGAAGGGGAGCTCCGGTGGGTGACCTTCCAGGATGGAGGCTCAACCTCTGGGGAGTTCTTTAGCTTCCGCCCCCGGGGCTGGCAACAGAGTGGCCTGCTCACTCTACAGAGCTGCGAAAGCAGTGAGAAGATCAACATCACTGTTTCCAGCAAGGGCAAAGAGCTCAGCTCCCAGGCTGTGGGAGAAAACCTTGCTCAGATCTGGCTCCAGGGCAGCCCTTCCTACCTCATCCACTTGGAGAAACAGGGAACGGCGGCTCCCAGACAAGCTGCTCCAGGAGTGCTGAAGGCCTCTGTTAAGATGCAGGCGTCCTCCACTTACCATCGTCAAGGGATACCTTCGCTCCCCTCCACTCTGCAGATAAAGTCTTTCAACAGGCTCAGGAGCTGTGAATCTGTCACCCTGGCCTGGATGGGCACAGAGGAGAGGAGCCTTTACTGCGTGTACCGCCAGAGGCTGGGTAAGGGGGGAGGTAAGAAGGGAGGCACGGCACCCTGCCTGGGGCCTGAGTCACGGTCGGACACTGAGAGGGTCCTGTGTAAATACTTCCAGGAGCTCAACCCTCGACGGGCTGTCACGACAGCCGTGATCGGAGGCCTGGAGCCTGGGGTGGCCTACATATTTGATGTCTATCTAATGAGACGCTGGGGGATCCCCATAAAGTACAGCAGCAAGACAGTAAGAACCAGGAAGGAGTGCTGAGCTGCTGCCCACTCCTAGTCTCAGTCTGCAGCAGCATTGGACTTAACAAAGAGGTGATTTACAAAGACTTACCATGAAAAAGTCATTCTACTACGAGGGAGACTGTTAAGAAATGTGGTACACCCTGTGAAGAGTGGTCACATTTGAACACTGGTACTCATGGATTGGGTAGGAGTAGCAGAGGGGCGACTGCACATCAGCAAAATTCATTCCATTTCAGTAACCTGTGCTTTTTGTCTTTTTGTTTATAGTTGTTGATGATGTGCCAGTTGTCCAGGTACTAATTGTGTGACTGAGTACAAAGGAGGATATAAGTTTTTGATTAATACAAATTTTCAGTGAAGACTGTGCCAAAAGATATGCAACAGAAGCAGATAGAGATTTGATTATACTTTGCAATGGGGAGAGGGCAAgaacctacagtatatatttagtGCTGCATTGTTTTGTTTCAATATTCTACAGGCTTAAAACACAGATAGGGTAATCTATTGATGCTTAGCGCAAAGTTAATGTGTATCTTGTGTTCTGCTTTCGCATGAAGTAGATAAAATTTGTTAGCGACTAGCTTCATTGTCGTTGATGTATTATTGTGCTATACATCAATAAACACACATTAGGTATCTGTATCCTGGTATCAACATTCATCACTATCCTCTTTTGGTTGACTTGTCTCTGCTTAGTTAGTTGAGAAAACAAATTGAGATCAACACACCTCTACCCTATACTAACTTGCATTTATTTATCTCTAGGCTGCTTGGATGATTACTACAAAACTAAAGAGTAAGACTAAAGATCATAAAAAATATCTCAAATCTAAAGAACATGATTTAAAATAATTTTGATGACAATATTATTGATATAGAGGCAATAATGATTGAGAGATcactgcacttcctgatttgacctcattaagaaatgctagcggCCATGTCTGAATTCAAACTTGAGTTGGTtttgggtgtggtttgatgtgggtgtctctTGTGTGTTTGAAGGTGGGAACAGGTAGCCAAATTATATTGCCAATTAGCTTCAGCTGGCTGGTGTGAAATAGTGGCAAAGTTGTTTGgactttggatagcctatctCTGGGGATAGTTAGGGACTGTCAATAAATTACAGAATGTAAATTGGACATTTTAATGTTGCACAACTTTTAGTTGTCTAATTTATTTTAAATCATATATGAATTTCTGGTTTGATGTTTTTAGGGCATTGAAATTTGACCTTTTTAAAATATTGGCCCATGTACATTATATTATTTACTAGCCCCATAGGGATATCGAATGGTCCATGccatccgggggggggggggggggacacagccagccgcaccaatggcGTTTTGACCACGTGCTTTAAGACCCAAACTGCGTTTcatacgacagagcctggactcactCGAACCCataatctctagtggcacagctactGATGCTGTGCCCGACCACCCCGCCACTCGCTAAGTGACTGTACCTGCTTCAACAGACAGAATGGGTGTTCATCAACCTGTGCCTAAAATTATTGACACAAAtagttaccacagtcacaaagtcataaCCCAACCCATGTAAAAAACAGGTATCTTCTAAAAATGAGATTTGAAACCTAACCTTCACCAAACTGCTAACTGTAtgcctaacactaaccttaaattaagacataTTAAGTACGTTTTTCATTCTCTTTTACGATAGACTTTgcggctgtggtaactagtgaaagCCACACAAACGTAACATACGCTAAAAAAAAAAGGTGCGTTTACGCTACGTACACTCAGTTGACAGGACAGCGCGCCAAATTTTGTAAACAAAGCAAGTGAAGCTTTCAACCAGATATCCACCATTTTGATAAAGAGGAAGGTTTCAAGGTAGGTAGAGGTTTTAAAACGCTATTACAAATAACGTGTGCAGACAATAATTGTTTTGAAATAATTTACAGGGGCTTTCTGCACTGCATTTAAAAAAAGGGCGACaatgcctctgttttggtaaacaagagggctggagaaatgtagcgAAGTACGTAAGcgaaccactcaaaattgatggACAAAACTAgctatgcatgcatgcatacatacatacagtagctACAAGGACTGAACATCAACGGGAATAGAATTGCAGTTTTAATCATGTTTTgacgctatacacacacacacacttgaagtcgggaagtttacatacaccttagccaaatacatttaaactcagtttttcacaattcctgacatttaatcctagtaaaaattcccttttcttaggtcagttaggatcaccactttattttaagaaagtgaaatgtcagaataatagtagagagaatgatttatttcagcttttctttctttcatcacattcccagtgggtcagaagtttaaatacactcaattagtatttggtagcattgcctttaaattgtttaacttggggcaaacgttttgggtagccttccaccataagttaggtgaattttggccaattcctcctgacagagctgttgtaactgagaCAGAGGTTTGTAAGGcctacttgctcgcacacactttccccacacatttctataggattgatgtcagggctttgtgatggctactccaataccttggctttgttgtccttaagccattttgccacaactttggaagtatgcttggggtcattgtccatttggaagacccatttgtgaacaagctttaacttcaattgtcttaagatgttgcttcaatacatccacatcctcatgatgccatcttttttgtgaagtgcaccagtccctcctgcagcaaagcacccccacagcatgatgctgccacccccgtgctttacggttgggatggtgttcttcggcttgcaagccccccccccccccctttttcctccaaacataacgatggtcattaaggccaaacagttctatttttgtttcatcagaccagaggacatttctccaaaaagtacgatctttgtccccatgtgcagttgtaaaccgtagtcaggct
This window of the Oncorhynchus clarkii lewisi isolate Uvic-CL-2024 chromosome 1, UVic_Ocla_1.0, whole genome shotgun sequence genome carries:
- the LOC139417510 gene encoding protein NDNF-like; amino-acid sequence: MMSAMAWHLCLAVSLLCGTPWPQGHSALAPENEVPLRPTAWLPDGKVTTIHLPKGRTRRLYFTLKKKVAMMSVTVSPCDLPIEWTLEARTLKDKPPKSLHWSTKKSMPEVWWRGPGTEAKIHTYTGNAMNTYTGPSYAPASIYILRLRSKDQDTRATVYLHEGSGTSWAFPQLPSDSRVHTLGVGMTSVTLSWAPSAPLKRLHTQRSYDYCVLVNRKHNYRNLCAAQEGIRKEREKDKKREKDKQRKVTVWPILKDWWWQQWDADTELQSPAALRDDYGHLQCVCKGTESVCTVSELVPDTQYYFDVFLIDRLNGTSAAYTGTFAQTHEEARPAITPLREGELRWVTFQDGGSTSGEFFSFRPRGWQQSGLLTLQSCESSEKINITVSSKGKELSSQAVGENLAQIWLQGSPSYLIHLEKQGTAAPRQAAPGVLKASVKMQASSTYHRQGIPSLPSTLQIKSFNRLRSCESVTLAWMGTEERSLYCVYRQRLGKGGGKKGGTAPCLGPESRSDTERVLCKYFQELNPRRAVTTAVIGGLEPGVAYIFDVYLMRRWGIPIKYSSKTVRTRKEC